The Geothrix sp. genome window below encodes:
- a CDS encoding electron transfer flavoprotein subunit beta/FixA family protein yields the protein MKILVALKQVPDTETKIKVAADGRSLDPADVKWITSPYDEYALEEAIRIKEGKGAEVVALSVGGDSVKEVLKNALALGADTAVLLKGDGQGDAFAVAQMIAAYAKDKGFDLILCGNKGLGGDNAAMGPMLAELMGIGQANVVVKLELGEGTFKAEREIEGGTEIVEGALPAVITAQKGLNEPRYASLKGIMAAKKKTIEEVDAAPATTGAQISALALPPERPAGRRLEGDAAAQAQALLQALKDEAKVF from the coding sequence ATGAAGATCCTCGTCGCCCTCAAACAGGTCCCCGATACCGAGACCAAGATCAAGGTCGCCGCCGATGGGCGCTCGCTCGATCCTGCCGATGTCAAGTGGATCACCAGCCCTTACGACGAGTACGCCCTCGAAGAGGCCATCCGCATCAAGGAAGGCAAGGGCGCGGAAGTGGTCGCCCTCTCCGTGGGCGGTGATTCCGTGAAGGAAGTCCTCAAGAATGCGCTGGCCCTGGGTGCGGATACCGCCGTACTGCTGAAGGGCGACGGCCAGGGCGATGCCTTCGCCGTGGCGCAGATGATCGCCGCCTACGCGAAGGACAAGGGCTTCGATCTGATCCTCTGCGGCAACAAGGGCCTCGGTGGCGACAACGCCGCGATGGGCCCCATGCTGGCGGAGCTGATGGGCATCGGCCAGGCGAATGTGGTCGTGAAGCTGGAACTCGGCGAGGGCACCTTCAAGGCCGAGCGCGAGATCGAGGGCGGCACTGAGATCGTCGAGGGCGCACTGCCCGCGGTCATCACCGCGCAGAAGGGGCTCAACGAACCCCGCTACGCGAGCCTGAAGGGCATCATGGCCGCCAAGAAGAAGACCATCGAGGAAGTGGATGCCGCCCCGGCGACCACGGGCGCCCAGATCAGCGCCCTGGCCCTTCCCCCCGAGCGGCCCGCGGGTCGGAGGCTGGAAGGCGATGCCGCCGCCCAGGCCCAGGCCCTGCTCCAGGCCCTCAAGGACGAAGCCAAGGTCTTCTAG
- a CDS encoding UDP-N-acetylglucosamine--N-acetylmuramyl-(pentapeptide) pyrophosphoryl-undecaprenol N-acetylglucosamine transferase codes for MRDLTPIFDGALVLTGGGTGGHFFPALALAEGARGRWSDRPIAFVGARRGIEARELPAGPWPHLLLDVEGFLGRSPLRAAKSAWKLWRAMAQLKSLWRRERPWAVIGTGGYGAAPALLAARALGIPFFLHESNAAPGALVKLVAPKARRVWCGLEAVRPMLPGADCRLVGTPVRGAFLRDFRRAQELTAPFRLLVLGGSGGARAINEAMLAIAPSLLEAHPEWEILHQVGAAEAGRLKDRTRHARHVMVPFIARVDEAMESASLIVSRSGASTCAELKAAGRGAILVPLPTSANDHQRMNALALAQEGRATVVEQAADLAARLEAAILLRMGDAAMRHALSKAPEPNRAVDLCLDDLASYLG; via the coding sequence ATGCGCGACCTCACGCCGATCTTCGATGGAGCCCTGGTCCTCACGGGAGGCGGAACCGGCGGTCACTTCTTTCCGGCGCTGGCGCTGGCGGAGGGAGCCCGCGGCCGGTGGTCTGACCGTCCGATCGCCTTCGTCGGTGCGCGCCGCGGCATCGAGGCCCGGGAACTCCCCGCGGGCCCCTGGCCCCATCTACTGTTGGATGTGGAGGGATTCCTGGGGCGCTCGCCCCTGAGGGCGGCGAAGTCCGCCTGGAAGCTGTGGCGCGCCATGGCGCAGCTGAAGTCTTTGTGGCGCCGCGAGCGGCCCTGGGCGGTGATCGGCACAGGCGGCTACGGCGCGGCCCCGGCCCTGCTGGCGGCGCGGGCCCTGGGCATTCCCTTCTTCCTGCACGAAAGCAATGCGGCGCCGGGCGCTCTGGTGAAGCTCGTGGCGCCGAAGGCGCGGCGCGTGTGGTGCGGCCTCGAGGCCGTGCGGCCGATGCTGCCCGGAGCGGACTGCCGGCTGGTGGGCACGCCGGTGCGCGGGGCCTTCCTCCGGGACTTCCGGCGGGCTCAGGAATTGACCGCGCCTTTCCGGCTGCTGGTGCTGGGCGGGAGCGGCGGTGCGCGAGCCATCAACGAGGCGATGCTCGCCATCGCCCCGTCGCTGCTGGAGGCCCATCCGGAGTGGGAGATCCTGCACCAAGTGGGGGCCGCGGAGGCCGGGCGGCTGAAGGATCGCACCCGCCATGCCCGGCATGTCATGGTCCCCTTCATCGCCCGCGTGGACGAGGCCATGGAGTCGGCCAGTCTCATCGTGAGCCGCTCCGGGGCCAGCACCTGCGCAGAGCTGAAAGCCGCAGGCCGGGGGGCCATCCTGGTGCCCCTGCCCACCAGCGCCAACGACCACCAGCGCATGAACGCCCTGGCCCTGGCGCAAGAAGGCCGGGCCACCGTCGTCGAGCAGGCGGCAGACCTCGCCGCGCGGCTGGAGGCGGCCATCTTGCTACGGATGGGGGATGCGGCGATGCGACACGCTCTGTCCAAGGCGCCCGAGCCCAACCGGGCCGTGGACCTTTGCCTGGACGACCTGGCGTCCTACCTGGGCTGA
- a CDS encoding DUF1569 domain-containing protein yields MHSLFNPTDRDALARRIAELGPDAPRQWGKMDPAQMLRHCAIALGDLLGERPVKQVFLGKLITPLIRGQIFGDKPFRRNSPTDPIYVVADARDFEAERARLATLIDRVVQLGAAKTEGMVHPFFGRLSGPQWGQLIYKHFDHHLRQFGA; encoded by the coding sequence ATGCATTCGTTGTTCAACCCGACGGACCGGGACGCCCTGGCTCGCCGGATTGCGGAGCTGGGGCCGGATGCCCCGCGCCAATGGGGGAAGATGGATCCCGCCCAGATGCTGAGGCACTGCGCCATCGCCCTGGGCGATCTCCTGGGTGAGCGTCCGGTGAAACAGGTCTTCCTCGGCAAGTTGATCACGCCCCTGATTCGTGGCCAGATCTTCGGGGACAAGCCCTTCCGCCGCAACTCCCCCACCGACCCGATCTATGTGGTGGCCGATGCCCGCGACTTCGAGGCCGAGCGGGCCCGGTTGGCCACCCTGATCGACCGCGTGGTCCAGCTTGGCGCCGCGAAGACCGAGGGCATGGTCCACCCCTTCTTCGGGCGGCTCAGCGGCCCCCAGTGGGGCCAGCTGATCTACAAGCACTTCGACCATCATTTGAGGCAGTTCGGGGCCTGA
- a CDS encoding electron transfer flavoprotein subunit alpha/FixB family protein, whose amino-acid sequence MTSMILVFCELKDGQIRKPSLEVLSEGRRLADAAGKQLGALFAGASCAGSAEAAKYGADVILTAEGPALTSYSSDVFAAVLAEAVKSKGATVLLAAATAVGKDVAPRAAARLGAGYASDVTGLSMVDGKLQAVRPVYAGKAFATTSFASAVQVATTRPNVFPAAEKAAAGTTEALAVPASDFKSVVKEILAKASGKVDLSEANVIVSGGRGMKDGANFKILEDLADALGGVVGASRAAVDAGWGLPHSMQVGQTGKVVSPTLYIACGISGAIQHIAGMSGSKFIVAINKDPEAPIFKLADYGIVGDLFEVVPELTKAAKAMGIGSN is encoded by the coding sequence ATGACATCCATGATTCTCGTGTTCTGTGAACTGAAGGACGGCCAGATCCGCAAACCCAGCCTCGAGGTCCTCAGCGAGGGCCGCCGCCTGGCGGATGCCGCCGGCAAGCAGCTCGGCGCCCTCTTCGCCGGCGCCTCCTGCGCGGGTTCCGCAGAGGCCGCCAAGTACGGCGCCGATGTGATCCTCACCGCCGAAGGCCCGGCCCTGACCTCCTATTCCAGCGATGTCTTCGCCGCCGTCCTCGCCGAGGCCGTGAAGAGCAAGGGCGCCACCGTGCTCCTCGCCGCCGCCACCGCCGTGGGCAAGGATGTCGCTCCCCGCGCCGCCGCCCGCCTGGGCGCCGGCTACGCTTCGGATGTCACCGGCCTGTCCATGGTCGATGGCAAGCTCCAGGCCGTCCGTCCGGTGTACGCCGGCAAGGCTTTCGCCACCACCTCCTTCGCCAGCGCCGTCCAGGTGGCCACCACCCGCCCCAATGTGTTCCCCGCCGCCGAAAAGGCCGCTGCCGGAACCACCGAAGCCCTGGCTGTGCCGGCCAGCGACTTCAAGTCCGTGGTGAAGGAGATCCTCGCCAAGGCCAGCGGCAAGGTGGACCTCAGCGAAGCCAATGTCATCGTCAGCGGAGGCCGCGGCATGAAGGACGGTGCCAATTTCAAGATCCTCGAGGATCTGGCGGACGCCCTGGGGGGCGTCGTCGGCGCCTCCCGGGCGGCCGTGGACGCAGGCTGGGGGTTGCCCCACAGCATGCAGGTGGGCCAGACCGGCAAGGTCGTGAGCCCCACCCTCTACATCGCCTGCGGCATCAGCGGCGCCATCCAGCACATCGCCGGCATGAGCGGCTCGAAGTTCATCGTCGCCATCAACAAGGATCCCGAGGCCCCCATCTTCAAGCTGGCGGATTATGGGATCGTCGGCGACCTCTTCGAAGTCGTCCCCGAGCTCACCAAGGCCGCGAAGGCCATGGGGATCGGCTCCAATTAA
- a CDS encoding GAF domain-containing protein, whose protein sequence is MSEGILLEKVARGVLLPQTERVARLEAALPQILAAVAGETGEVALEATLACLLWEALPQTNWCGFYRRVAEGMLAVGPYQGGMGCLRIAFERGVCGACARTATTQLVPDVHAFPGHIACDDATRSELVIPVMIGGRLEAVLDLDSPHPEGFSGAEARLLEGLLARTFTGAMKG, encoded by the coding sequence ATGAGCGAGGGCATCCTGCTGGAGAAGGTGGCGCGGGGCGTTCTGCTGCCCCAGACAGAGCGGGTGGCCCGCCTCGAAGCAGCCCTTCCCCAAATCCTGGCCGCGGTGGCGGGGGAGACCGGCGAGGTCGCGCTGGAGGCCACCCTGGCCTGCCTCCTGTGGGAGGCCCTTCCCCAGACCAACTGGTGCGGTTTCTATCGGCGAGTCGCCGAGGGGATGCTGGCCGTGGGTCCTTACCAGGGGGGCATGGGCTGCCTGCGCATCGCCTTCGAGAGGGGCGTCTGCGGGGCCTGCGCGCGCACCGCCACCACCCAGCTGGTTCCGGATGTCCACGCCTTCCCAGGCCACATCGCCTGCGACGACGCCACCCGCAGCGAACTCGTGATCCCAGTCATGATCGGGGGGCGCCTGGAGGCGGTGCTGGACCTGGATTCCCCCCATCCTGAGGGTTTTTCCGGGGCCGAGGCCCGGCTTCTGGAAGGCCTGCTGGCCCGGACCTTTACCGGTGCGATGAAGGGCTGA
- a CDS encoding cyclic nucleotide-binding domain-containing protein, whose translation MAEPSFIDQSKLRFREGEIVFRKGEMSQQMYIILAGKVRLYVSEEPKGDWAEELSKGDFFGEGSLLEALPRQHTALALEDSDLIAINRGTFLRMIRQNPEVSVKMMQRLAQRHREVGERLEALDAQRPQKAPGGPVANLISVLGGKPHPILSHGSLIGRFDPTTGVHPDIDLSEEDHNLSVSRRHARILCEHGRYFLLEEPGVANGTFVRGERILPGEPRELKHGDRVGFGMVVLFFEKT comes from the coding sequence ATGGCTGAACCCAGCTTCATCGATCAAAGCAAGCTGCGCTTCCGCGAGGGCGAGATCGTCTTCCGCAAGGGGGAGATGTCCCAGCAGATGTACATCATCCTGGCGGGCAAGGTCCGGCTCTATGTCTCAGAGGAGCCCAAGGGCGATTGGGCGGAAGAGCTGTCCAAGGGGGACTTCTTCGGTGAGGGCAGCCTGCTGGAGGCCCTTCCCCGTCAGCACACGGCCCTGGCCCTGGAGGACTCGGACCTCATCGCCATCAACCGCGGCACCTTCCTGCGCATGATCCGCCAGAACCCGGAAGTCTCCGTGAAGATGATGCAGCGGCTGGCCCAGCGGCACCGGGAAGTGGGCGAGCGCCTGGAGGCCCTGGACGCCCAGCGGCCACAGAAGGCCCCTGGTGGCCCGGTGGCGAACCTCATCTCCGTGCTGGGCGGCAAGCCCCACCCGATCCTGTCCCATGGGTCGCTCATCGGCCGGTTCGACCCCACCACCGGCGTCCACCCCGACATCGACCTCTCGGAGGAGGACCACAACCTGAGTGTCTCCCGGCGCCATGCGCGCATTCTCTGCGAGCACGGCCGCTACTTCCTGCTGGAGGAGCCCGGCGTGGCCAACGGCACCTTCGTGCGCGGTGAGCGGATCCTGCCGGGCGAGCCCCGGGAACTGAAGCACGGCGACCGGGTGGGTTTCGGCATGGTGGTGCTGTTCTTCGAAAAGACCTAA